Proteins from a genomic interval of Halopseudomonas litoralis:
- a CDS encoding MFS transporter — translation MSERSQFSLMRSRRFLPYFITQFLGAFNDNVFKQALVLAILFKIGVAADPNVLINLSALLFILPFFLFSALGGQFGEKFPKHVLIRLIKFAEIIIMLTGAASVLLGSLPMMLVVLFAMGAQSSLFGPVKYSILPLHLAERELIGGNALVEMGTFLAILGGTLFAGVLMAGEAWASWVSIAVVSLALLGFFASLAIPPTAAALPRLQLDWNILRQSARILHLGLVQQSRPVSRSLLANSWFWFLGATYLAQIPGFTRDYLGGDETVVTLILAVFSIGIAAGSLLCERLSRKTVELGLVPLGACGLTLFGLLLWGGAGFIDMQAGQLGWLQLLLQPAAWAVMVCILGLGMFGGLYIVPLYALIQARTGDSERSRVIAANNILNSLLMVISAVFAMLMLGVVGISIPQLFLVVSVLNVLVSLYLFLAVPEFTERLKVWVNQWN, via the coding sequence ATGTCTGAGCGGTCTCAGTTCAGCCTGATGCGCAGCAGGCGTTTCCTGCCATATTTCATCACCCAGTTTCTGGGTGCGTTCAATGACAACGTGTTCAAGCAGGCGCTGGTACTGGCTATCCTGTTCAAGATCGGGGTGGCTGCCGACCCCAATGTGCTGATCAATCTCAGCGCGCTGTTGTTCATCCTGCCGTTCTTTCTGTTTTCCGCGCTGGGTGGTCAGTTCGGGGAGAAATTTCCCAAGCACGTGTTGATTCGCCTGATCAAGTTCGCTGAAATCATCATCATGCTGACGGGCGCCGCCAGCGTGCTGCTGGGTAGCCTGCCGATGATGCTGGTGGTGCTGTTTGCCATGGGCGCGCAATCGTCACTGTTCGGTCCGGTGAAGTACTCGATACTGCCGCTGCATCTGGCGGAGCGGGAGCTGATCGGCGGCAACGCGCTGGTGGAAATGGGCACCTTTCTGGCGATTCTCGGCGGTACCCTGTTCGCTGGTGTGTTGATGGCGGGCGAGGCGTGGGCGAGCTGGGTGTCTATTGCCGTCGTCAGCCTGGCCCTGCTGGGTTTTTTCGCCAGTCTGGCGATTCCGCCAACCGCCGCTGCGCTGCCGAGACTGCAGCTGGATTGGAATATCCTGCGTCAATCGGCACGGATTCTTCATCTCGGGCTGGTGCAGCAATCCAGACCGGTTTCCCGTTCGTTGCTGGCCAACTCCTGGTTCTGGTTTCTCGGAGCGACCTATCTGGCGCAGATTCCCGGCTTCACCCGGGATTACCTGGGCGGTGACGAAACCGTGGTGACGCTGATTCTCGCCGTCTTTTCCATCGGTATTGCCGCCGGCTCGCTGCTCTGCGAGCGCTTGTCCCGCAAGACTGTGGAGCTGGGTCTGGTGCCGCTTGGCGCCTGTGGCCTGACGCTGTTCGGGCTATTACTATGGGGAGGTGCGGGCTTCATCGATATGCAGGCCGGGCAGCTTGGTTGGCTGCAGCTGTTACTGCAGCCGGCCGCCTGGGCAGTCATGGTCTGCATACTTGGGCTGGGCATGTTCGGCGGTTTGTATATAGTGCCGCTGTACGCCTTGATTCAGGCCCGCACCGGGGACAGTGAACGCTCGCGAGTCATCGCCGCAAACAATATTCTCAATTCGCTGTTGATGGTGATATCGGCGGTGTTCGCCATGTTGATGCTGGGTGTGGTGGGGATCAGTATTCCGCAGCTGTTCCTGGTGGTCTCTGTGCTGAACGTACTGGTCAGTCTGTATCTCTTCCTGGCTGTGCCGGAATTCACCGAGCGCCTGAAAGTATGGGTGAACCAATGGAACTGA
- a CDS encoding MFS transporter has protein sequence MSQSGVLKRSTILIHGSVGIPLAIIGYPLAVYLPPFYAQEMGLNMALMALVLVLARFSDVFTDPLIGMLSDRWQTRFGRRKPWLVMGTPLMLLGTVMIFMPPDGAGILHLLIWTVLMYFGWTMVTLPYGAWGAELSTQYHQRSRVTASREGFILLGLFIAALAPAVVQALGARYAAGDTDSLLMRVAVWLVGRDGELGIGYGPILASMGWLLLILLPITVLLVVTRVREAPPRSVQRTDWKKGWRVMKNNGPFKRLMLILLIVITGESFRNAMSVFFMQHVIQIQAHIGMMYLLYFGIGIAGIPFWLALGRKIGKHRAFCVAVSLSSLSILGMFFLQAGQLLPFAIMFAIKGFCFAAFQFLPLSMLADIVDLDTARSKEHRTGLFFAMSGMAQKMAMAIGLGLSLGMLSLVGFDATQTVHTEQQLMSLRVLYIVGPVLMYMTAFMLARKYPLTSDRQERIRQWIQRRNVRLQIVEAD, from the coding sequence ATGAGTCAGTCCGGTGTTTTGAAGCGTTCTACCATCCTGATCCACGGCTCGGTGGGCATACCCCTGGCCATCATCGGGTACCCGCTGGCGGTTTATCTTCCGCCGTTCTATGCCCAGGAAATGGGCCTGAACATGGCGTTGATGGCGCTGGTGCTGGTGCTCGCACGGTTCTCCGATGTGTTTACCGATCCCCTTATCGGTATGCTCAGTGATCGTTGGCAGACGCGCTTTGGCCGGCGCAAGCCCTGGTTGGTCATGGGCACGCCGTTGATGTTATTGGGCACGGTGATGATTTTCATGCCGCCGGACGGGGCCGGCATCCTGCATCTGTTGATCTGGACTGTGTTGATGTACTTCGGTTGGACCATGGTGACCTTGCCCTACGGCGCCTGGGGAGCTGAATTGTCAACGCAGTATCATCAACGCAGCCGGGTGACCGCCTCGCGCGAAGGTTTCATTCTGCTGGGACTGTTCATTGCGGCGCTGGCACCGGCGGTCGTCCAGGCCTTGGGCGCGCGTTATGCCGCGGGTGACACCGATAGTCTGTTGATGCGTGTCGCTGTTTGGCTGGTGGGGCGTGATGGTGAGTTGGGTATCGGTTACGGCCCGATTCTGGCTTCCATGGGTTGGCTGTTGCTGATTCTATTGCCGATTACCGTGCTGCTGGTCGTCACACGGGTGCGTGAGGCGCCGCCGCGATCGGTACAGCGTACCGATTGGAAGAAGGGATGGCGGGTGATGAAGAACAACGGCCCGTTCAAGCGGCTGATGTTGATTCTGCTGATCGTAATCACCGGCGAGTCGTTTCGCAATGCCATGTCAGTGTTCTTCATGCAGCATGTCATCCAGATTCAGGCGCACATCGGCATGATGTACCTGTTGTATTTCGGTATAGGTATTGCCGGTATTCCGTTCTGGTTGGCGCTGGGTCGCAAGATCGGCAAGCATCGGGCTTTCTGTGTGGCGGTCAGCCTGTCCAGCCTGAGTATTCTCGGCATGTTTTTCCTGCAGGCCGGTCAGCTGCTGCCGTTTGCCATCATGTTCGCAATCAAGGGGTTCTGCTTCGCTGCGTTCCAGTTTCTGCCGTTGTCGATGCTGGCGGATATCGTTGACCTGGATACGGCGCGCAGCAAGGAGCACCGCACCGGACTGTTCTTCGCCATGTCCGGCATGGCGCAGAAGATGGCCATGGCTATCGGCCTCGGACTGTCGTTGGGCATGCTGTCGCTGGTCGGGTTCGATGCCACCCAGACGGTGCATACCGAGCAACAGCTGATGTCCCTGCGGGTGCTCTACATCGTCGGCCCGGTGCTCATGTACATGACCGCCTTCATGCTGGCTCGCAAGTACCCTCTGACTTCCGACCGGCAGGAACGCATCCGCCAATGGATCCAGCGGCGCAACGTGCGCTTGCAGATCGTCGAGGCGGATTAA
- a CDS encoding bacterioferritin-associated ferredoxin, producing MYVCLCKGITDTQIRDAVTDGACSMRDLRERLDVANQCGKCGRDCKSIISEYRVAASASFINAGQFAMA from the coding sequence ATGTATGTATGTCTTTGCAAGGGGATTACCGACACCCAGATTCGCGATGCGGTGACTGATGGCGCCTGCAGCATGCGTGATTTGCGCGAGCGCCTGGACGTGGCCAATCAGTGTGGTAAATGTGGCCGAGACTGCAAATCCATCATCAGCGAATACCGCGTGGCCGCTTCTGCCAGTTTCATCAACGCCGGTCAGTTCGCAATGGCCTGA
- the bfr gene encoding bacterioferritin translates to MKGDAQAIRHLNILLGNELVAINQYFLHARMLQDWGLDKLGDHEYHESIDEMKHADALTKRILFLEGLPNLQDLGKLMIGENTREILECDLRLEMQGIPDLKEAIAYFESIGDYGSRELAEDILTSEEEHVDWIETQLGLIDKVGIENYQQSQIS, encoded by the coding sequence ATGAAAGGCGACGCACAGGCAATCCGCCATCTCAATATTCTGCTCGGTAACGAGCTGGTTGCCATTAACCAGTACTTTCTGCATGCGCGTATGCTGCAGGATTGGGGTCTGGATAAGCTCGGCGACCACGAATACCATGAATCCATCGATGAAATGAAGCACGCCGATGCCTTGACCAAGCGCATCCTGTTTCTCGAAGGCCTACCCAACCTGCAGGACCTCGGCAAGCTGATGATCGGCGAGAACACCCGCGAGATCCTCGAATGCGACCTGCGACTGGAAATGCAGGGCATCCCCGACCTCAAGGAGGCCATCGCCTACTTCGAGAGCATCGGCGATTACGGCAGCCGTGAGTTGGCAGAGGACATCCTGACGTCAGAAGAAGAGCACGTCGACTGGATCGAGACTCAGCTGGGCCTGATCGACAAGGTAGGTATCGAGAATTATCAGCAATCGCAGATCAGCTGA
- the pyrF gene encoding orotidine-5'-phosphate decarboxylase: MPCNTPIIVALDFPDAASAVAMADRLDPAQCRLKVGKELFTATGPAVVEALQDKGFEVFLDLKFHDIPNTTANAVRSAAELGVWMVNVHAGGGRRMMEACREILERRSGPRPLLTAVTVLTSLEQEDLQEVGIDIEPMVQVQRLARLTQDCGLDGVVCSAREAKALRSALNEDFKLVTPGIRPDDASADDQKRIVTPRQAMDNGSSYLVIGRPITRAEDPAAVLSAILESLNS; the protein is encoded by the coding sequence ATGCCCTGCAATACCCCGATAATCGTTGCTCTGGATTTCCCCGACGCAGCATCAGCAGTCGCGATGGCCGACCGTCTCGATCCGGCACAGTGCCGCCTCAAGGTGGGCAAAGAGTTGTTCACCGCAACGGGTCCGGCTGTTGTGGAGGCGCTTCAGGACAAAGGGTTCGAGGTTTTCCTGGATCTCAAATTCCATGATATTCCCAATACCACGGCCAATGCGGTGCGGTCAGCTGCGGAGCTGGGTGTGTGGATGGTGAACGTGCATGCCGGTGGTGGCCGGCGCATGATGGAGGCTTGCCGCGAGATCCTCGAGCGCCGCTCGGGCCCGCGCCCCTTGCTGACGGCGGTCACGGTGCTGACCAGCCTGGAGCAGGAGGATCTGCAGGAGGTAGGTATTGATATCGAACCCATGGTGCAGGTACAGCGCCTGGCACGCCTTACGCAGGACTGTGGACTGGATGGTGTGGTCTGTTCGGCCCGTGAAGCCAAGGCGCTCAGAAGCGCACTGAATGAGGATTTCAAACTGGTGACGCCGGGTATCCGCCCGGATGATGCCAGTGCCGATGATCAGAAGCGTATCGTCACGCCGCGTCAGGCGATGGACAATGGCAGCAGCTATCTGGTGATCGGCCGGCCCATCACTCGCGCTGAGGATCCGGCTGCGGTGTTATCCGCTATTTTGGAAAGTTTGAATAGCTGA
- the lapB gene encoding lipopolysaccharide assembly protein LapB, giving the protein MQELLFLGLFMGALGIGWFLGRREAIKVGFMLAPHGSALDKQYFIGLNYLLNEQPDEAIETFIRALEVNPETVETHIAIGKLFCQRGDVERAIKVHQNLLARPNLTSLQADRVQFELARDYLAVGLHHRAERLLDELVDSGSSLGADALADLVRIHERERDWQRAVAVGQRLVKQRGAFAVTLAHYHCELAREAQARKEWPQARRHLLDALAIQRDSVRAMLMLAELEAGQGREREELKWLRRLATHDADFVSQALPLLRQLAKSGALDLLAYLDDVLANKHPPVVATVLARADELYKRAGLAATSEYVLAHLQQQPSLSGLLYLIDLHKDNVEPRGHANLMILRGIVEALLIDKPRFCCQACGFSGKQLHWQCPTCHGWSTIRPLKGRDLAVANPSLRPI; this is encoded by the coding sequence ATGCAGGAGCTGTTGTTCCTCGGGCTATTCATGGGGGCGCTGGGTATTGGTTGGTTCCTCGGGCGACGGGAAGCCATCAAGGTCGGTTTCATGCTGGCTCCCCATGGCAGTGCCCTCGACAAGCAGTACTTCATCGGTCTCAACTACCTGCTCAACGAGCAGCCGGACGAGGCGATCGAAACCTTTATCCGGGCCCTTGAGGTCAACCCTGAAACGGTCGAAACGCACATAGCCATCGGCAAGCTGTTCTGTCAGCGCGGTGATGTGGAGCGTGCCATCAAGGTTCATCAGAACCTGTTGGCGCGGCCTAATCTCACCTCCCTGCAGGCGGACCGGGTACAGTTCGAGCTGGCCCGCGATTATCTTGCAGTGGGTCTGCATCACCGCGCCGAGCGCCTGCTGGATGAGCTGGTAGATTCAGGGTCAAGTCTGGGCGCCGACGCGCTGGCCGACCTGGTCCGCATCCATGAGCGTGAGCGCGACTGGCAGCGTGCTGTGGCCGTCGGGCAGCGCCTGGTCAAGCAGCGGGGGGCCTTCGCCGTCACCTTGGCGCATTATCACTGCGAGCTGGCTCGCGAGGCGCAGGCACGCAAGGAGTGGCCGCAGGCGCGCCGCCATTTGCTGGACGCCCTGGCCATTCAACGTGACAGTGTCCGCGCCATGTTGATGTTGGCAGAGCTGGAGGCGGGGCAGGGGCGTGAGCGGGAAGAACTCAAGTGGTTGCGCCGGCTGGCAACGCACGATGCGGATTTCGTTTCACAGGCGCTGCCGTTGCTCCGGCAGCTGGCCAAGAGCGGAGCCTTGGATCTATTGGCCTATCTTGACGATGTGCTGGCAAATAAACATCCGCCGGTAGTGGCGACGGTGCTGGCGCGCGCCGATGAGTTGTACAAGCGTGCCGGGCTCGCTGCGACCAGCGAATATGTGCTTGCCCATCTGCAGCAGCAACCATCATTGAGCGGATTGCTGTACCTGATCGATCTGCACAAGGATAATGTCGAGCCGCGAGGTCATGCCAATCTCATGATTCTGCGCGGGATTGTTGAAGCGCTGTTGATCGATAAACCCAGGTTCTGTTGTCAGGCCTGTGGCTTTTCCGGCAAGCAGTTGCACTGGCAATGCCCGACTTGCCATGGATGGTCGACGATACGACCTTTAAAGGGGCGGGATTTGGCTGTGGCCAATCCGTCGCTGCGACCCATTTGA
- a CDS encoding lipopolysaccharide assembly protein LapA domain-containing protein has protein sequence MQWLKRAVLIIVLLLVALATIDFMLENQQNIALQFLEISSPELPVSLFIVIAFILGSLLGIFIGWLLTARLRLRMMVQSNELNRYRKEVDKLRTQAVKG, from the coding sequence ATGCAATGGCTGAAACGCGCGGTGCTGATCATCGTTCTATTACTGGTGGCACTGGCAACCATTGATTTCATGCTGGAGAATCAGCAGAACATCGCGTTGCAGTTTCTCGAAATATCCTCCCCCGAATTGCCTGTGTCTCTTTTCATCGTCATTGCCTTCATTCTCGGCAGTCTGCTGGGGATCTTCATAGGCTGGCTGCTGACGGCCCGTCTGCGACTGCGCATGATGGTTCAGAGCAATGAGCTCAATCGCTATCGCAAGGAAGTCGACAAGCTGCGTACCCAGGCTGTAAAAGGCTGA
- the ihfB gene encoding integration host factor subunit beta: MTKSELIERIVEQQGQLSAKDVELAIKTMLEHMSTALATGERIEIRGFGSFSLHYRAPRIGRNPKTGDSVQLEGKYVPHFKPGKELRDRVNDSLETA; the protein is encoded by the coding sequence ATGACCAAGTCGGAGTTGATCGAACGCATCGTCGAGCAACAGGGCCAGTTATCAGCCAAGGACGTGGAGTTGGCCATCAAGACCATGCTGGAGCACATGTCTACTGCGCTGGCGACGGGCGAGCGTATCGAAATACGGGGTTTTGGCAGTTTTTCACTGCATTACCGTGCGCCGCGTATCGGCCGTAATCCCAAGACCGGTGATTCGGTACAGCTGGAAGGTAAATACGTTCCGCATTTCAAGCCAGGCAAGGAATTGCGCGACCGGGTCAACGACTCGCTGGAAACCGCCTGA
- the rpsA gene encoding 30S ribosomal protein S1 produces MSESFAELFEESLVTLDMEPGSIITGIVVDIDSDWVTVHAGLKSEGVIPREQFLNDQGELTISVGDEVHVALEAVEDGFGETKLSREKAKRAESWKVLEAAFAAEEIVKGVINGKVKGGFTVDVNTIRAFLPGSLVDVRPVRDTAHLEGKELEFKVIKLDQKRNNVVVSRRAVLEAENSAEREALLETLQEGQVVKGIVKNLTDYGAFVDLGGVDGLLHITDMAWKRIKHPSEIVNVGDEIDVKVLKFDRERNRVSLGLKQLGEDPWVAITGRYPEGTRVNAKVTNLTDYGCFAELEEGVEGLVHVSEMDWTNKNIHPSKVVQVGDEVEVMVLDIDEDRRRISLGIKQCKMNPWEEFSSKFNKGDKISGSIKSITDFGIFIGLDGGIDGLVHLSDISWNEVGEEAVRRFKKGDEIETVILSVDPERERISLGVKQLEDDPFSNFVSLNEKGTIITGTVKEVDAKGAVITLAEEIEGTLKASEISRDRVEDARNVLNVGDEVEAKIISVDRKSRVISLSIKAKDVEDEKEAIQDLRKQEMLAAGPTTIGDLIKQQMENKGN; encoded by the coding sequence ATGAGCGAAAGCTTTGCCGAACTTTTTGAAGAAAGCCTAGTAACCCTTGATATGGAGCCAGGCTCCATCATCACCGGTATTGTTGTGGACATCGACTCCGACTGGGTCACCGTTCACGCCGGCCTGAAATCCGAGGGTGTCATTCCGCGCGAGCAGTTCCTGAACGATCAGGGCGAGCTGACCATCAGCGTGGGTGATGAGGTACACGTTGCACTGGAAGCCGTTGAAGACGGTTTCGGTGAAACCAAACTGTCCCGTGAGAAGGCCAAGCGCGCCGAATCCTGGAAAGTCCTCGAAGCAGCTTTCGCCGCAGAAGAAATCGTCAAGGGTGTCATCAACGGCAAGGTCAAAGGTGGCTTTACCGTCGACGTCAACACCATCCGTGCGTTCCTGCCGGGTTCTCTGGTCGATGTTCGTCCGGTTCGCGACACCGCGCACCTGGAAGGCAAGGAACTGGAATTCAAGGTCATCAAGCTCGACCAGAAGCGCAACAACGTTGTCGTTTCCCGTCGTGCCGTCCTCGAAGCCGAGAACAGCGCCGAGCGCGAAGCCCTGCTGGAAACCCTGCAGGAAGGCCAGGTTGTCAAAGGTATCGTCAAGAACCTCACCGACTACGGTGCGTTCGTTGACCTGGGCGGCGTAGATGGTCTGCTGCACATCACCGACATGGCCTGGAAGCGCATCAAGCATCCTTCCGAGATCGTCAACGTTGGCGACGAAATCGACGTCAAGGTGCTGAAATTCGACCGCGAGCGCAACCGCGTTTCCCTGGGTCTGAAGCAGCTGGGCGAAGATCCATGGGTCGCCATCACTGGTCGCTACCCAGAAGGCACTCGTGTCAACGCCAAGGTCACCAATCTCACCGACTACGGCTGCTTCGCCGAGCTGGAAGAGGGTGTTGAAGGCCTGGTTCACGTGTCCGAAATGGATTGGACCAACAAGAACATCCATCCTTCCAAAGTCGTTCAGGTTGGCGACGAAGTGGAAGTCATGGTTCTGGACATCGACGAAGATCGTCGTCGTATCTCCCTGGGCATCAAGCAGTGCAAGATGAACCCATGGGAAGAGTTCTCCAGCAAGTTCAACAAGGGTGACAAGATCTCCGGCTCCATCAAGTCGATCACCGATTTCGGTATCTTCATTGGTCTGGACGGCGGCATCGACGGTCTGGTTCACCTGTCCGACATCTCCTGGAACGAAGTTGGCGAAGAAGCCGTACGTCGTTTCAAGAAGGGCGACGAGATCGAAACCGTCATCCTGTCTGTTGATCCAGAGCGTGAGCGCATCTCCCTGGGCGTCAAGCAGCTGGAAGACGATCCGTTCTCCAACTTCGTTTCTCTGAACGAGAAAGGCACCATCATCACTGGTACCGTCAAGGAAGTTGACGCTAAGGGCGCGGTAATCACCCTGGCTGAAGAGATCGAAGGTACTCTGAAAGCTTCCGAAATCAGCCGTGACCGCGTTGAAGATGCGCGTAACGTGCTGAACGTCGGTGACGAAGTCGAAGCCAAGATCATCAGCGTTGACCGCAAGAGCCGCGTCATCAGCCTGTCGATCAAGGCGAAAGATGTTGAAGACGAGAAAGAAGCCATCCAGGACCTGCGCAAGCAGGAAATGCTGGCCGCTGGTCCGACCACCATTGGTGATCTGATCAAGCAGCAGATGGAAAACAAGGGCAACTAA
- the cmk gene encoding (d)CMP kinase, translating to MSADIEIAPVITIDGPGGSGKGTLTGMLAASLGWHLLDSGALYRVLAFAARNHGADLTNEEILTNLAAHLDVRFIAGDSDREQCIILEGEDVTRGIRTEATGAGASQIAALPAVRQALLARQQAFREAPGLVADGRDMGTVVFPDAQLKIFLTASPEIRAERRYRQLLEKDETANLAGLLDEITARDERDMNRSIAPLRPAEDAILIDSSHMSIENVLETVQLEARKRNLLG from the coding sequence GTGAGTGCTGATATAGAGATAGCCCCGGTCATTACCATCGATGGCCCCGGTGGCTCCGGCAAGGGCACACTGACCGGTATGCTGGCTGCCAGCCTGGGATGGCATCTGCTGGATTCCGGCGCGCTGTACCGGGTGCTGGCCTTCGCCGCCCGCAACCACGGAGCGGACCTGACCAACGAGGAAATCCTCACCAACCTGGCGGCGCATCTGGATGTGCGTTTTATTGCCGGGGACAGTGACAGGGAGCAGTGCATCATTCTCGAAGGTGAGGATGTGACGCGGGGAATCCGTACCGAAGCCACCGGTGCCGGCGCCTCCCAGATCGCTGCGCTGCCTGCCGTTCGTCAGGCGTTGCTGGCACGCCAGCAGGCGTTTCGCGAGGCGCCCGGGCTGGTGGCGGATGGGCGTGACATGGGTACCGTGGTGTTTCCGGATGCCCAGCTGAAGATTTTTCTGACCGCCAGCCCGGAAATCCGTGCTGAGCGCCGCTACCGGCAGTTGCTCGAAAAGGACGAAACTGCTAATCTTGCGGGTCTTCTCGATGAGATTACCGCCAGGGACGAAAGGGATATGAATCGCAGCATCGCGCCATTGCGGCCGGCTGAGGACGCCATCCTGATCGATTCTTCGCATATGAGCATCGAAAATGTACTTGAAACAGTTCAGCTGGAAGCGCGCAAACGCAACCTGCTGGGCTGA
- a CDS encoding bifunctional prephenate dehydrogenase/3-phosphoshikimate 1-carboxyvinyltransferase: MSSKAPIIGRLAVIGLGLIGGSFAKGLRQSGLCHEVVGCDPDPATCRVAVSLGIVDIMTDDLAEAVQGADLIMLAVPVLAMERVLGQLATLDIGQAVITDAGSTKSAVVDAVRNAFGRIPPHFVPGHPIAGSERSGVEAADAGLFRNHKVILTPLEETAETSLALVRRAWQAVGADVEDMRLADHDEVLAATSHLPHLLAFSLVDTLASRSENLEIFRYAAGGFRDFTRIAASDPVMWRDVFLANRDAVLRSLDDFTHDLSRLRAAVEEGDANALLGVFTRARSAREHFSKILARRAYMEPMQTQSINFIANPGASVQGRIRVPGDKSISHRSIMLGSLAEGVTEVEGFLEGEDSLATLQAFRDMGVVIEGPDHGRVTINGVGLHGLQAPPGPIYVGNSGTSMRLLAGLLAGQTFTTELTGDASLTKRPMGRVANPLREMGANIDTGEEGRPPLHIKGAESHLKGMDYVMPMASAQVKSCLLLAGLYAEGSTSVTEPAPTRDHTERMLKGFGYPVQVEGATATVDSGHKLTGCKIDVPADISSAAFFMVAASIAEGSDLTLEHVGINPTRIGVINILRAMGGDITLSNEREVGGEPVADVRVRYAPLKGIEIPEDQVPLAIDEFPVLFIAAACAEGRTILRGAEELRVKESDRIQVMADGLQLLGIKAEPTSDGIIIEGGVMGGATVDSHMDHRIAMSFAIASLRATADICITDCIHVATSFPGFIDLARSVGINIRQEDNA, translated from the coding sequence ATGTCATCCAAGGCGCCGATAATTGGTCGCCTGGCGGTAATCGGTCTTGGCCTGATTGGCGGCTCCTTTGCCAAGGGGCTGCGCCAGTCGGGATTGTGTCATGAGGTGGTGGGTTGCGATCCCGACCCGGCGACTTGCCGAGTGGCTGTGTCGCTGGGTATCGTCGATATCATGACCGATGACCTGGCCGAGGCAGTGCAGGGCGCAGATCTGATCATGCTGGCGGTTCCGGTGCTGGCCATGGAACGGGTGCTGGGTCAGCTCGCGACACTGGATATCGGGCAGGCGGTGATCACCGACGCCGGCAGTACCAAGAGTGCAGTAGTGGATGCGGTGCGCAACGCCTTCGGCCGGATTCCGCCACACTTCGTGCCCGGGCATCCGATTGCCGGCTCTGAACGCAGTGGTGTTGAAGCGGCGGACGCCGGGTTGTTTCGCAATCACAAGGTAATCCTGACACCGCTGGAAGAAACCGCTGAAACGTCGCTGGCGCTTGTGCGTCGTGCCTGGCAGGCGGTGGGCGCGGATGTCGAGGATATGCGACTGGCTGATCACGATGAGGTCCTGGCTGCTACCAGCCATCTGCCGCATCTACTGGCCTTTTCGCTGGTGGATACGCTGGCCTCGCGCAGCGAAAATCTGGAGATATTCCGCTATGCTGCCGGTGGTTTTCGAGATTTCACCCGGATCGCTGCCAGCGACCCCGTCATGTGGCGGGATGTATTCCTGGCCAACCGTGATGCGGTACTGCGCAGCCTGGATGATTTCACCCATGATTTAAGCCGCTTGCGTGCGGCGGTTGAGGAAGGTGATGCCAACGCTCTGCTGGGCGTCTTCACCCGAGCCCGATCCGCACGCGAGCATTTCAGCAAGATTTTGGCCCGCAGGGCTTATATGGAACCCATGCAGACTCAATCGATCAACTTCATTGCCAATCCCGGTGCCAGCGTACAAGGCCGTATTCGTGTACCTGGCGACAAGTCTATTTCCCATCGTTCGATCATGCTCGGCTCGTTGGCCGAAGGCGTGACTGAAGTGGAGGGTTTCCTGGAAGGCGAGGACAGCCTGGCCACCTTGCAGGCATTTCGCGACATGGGCGTGGTTATCGAGGGGCCGGACCATGGGCGCGTCACCATCAACGGTGTCGGCCTGCATGGTCTGCAGGCTCCTCCGGGACCCATCTACGTCGGTAACTCGGGCACCTCGATGCGTCTGCTGGCCGGTTTGCTGGCGGGGCAGACGTTCACCACCGAATTGACCGGTGATGCGTCCCTGACCAAGCGGCCCATGGGTCGTGTCGCCAATCCGTTGCGCGAGATGGGCGCCAATATCGATACCGGCGAGGAGGGTCGTCCGCCGTTGCATATCAAGGGTGCCGAGAGCCATTTGAAGGGTATGGACTATGTCATGCCCATGGCCAGTGCCCAGGTCAAATCCTGTCTGCTGCTGGCTGGCCTGTATGCCGAAGGCAGCACCTCGGTGACCGAGCCGGCGCCGACGCGCGATCACACCGAGCGCATGCTCAAGGGTTTTGGTTACCCGGTACAGGTCGAGGGGGCCACGGCCACCGTTGACTCCGGCCACAAGCTGACCGGTTGCAAGATCGACGTGCCGGCAGATATCTCCTCAGCGGCATTCTTCATGGTCGCCGCCAGCATCGCCGAAGGCTCGGATCTGACCCTGGAACACGTAGGCATCAACCCCACCCGTATCGGCGTGATCAACATCCTGCGGGCCATGGGTGGTGACATCACCCTGAGCAACGAACGCGAAGTGGGCGGTGAGCCGGTCGCGGATGTGCGAGTGCGCTATGCGCCGCTGAAGGGGATCGAGATTCCAGAAGATCAGGTGCCGCTGGCGATCGACGAATTCCCGGTCCTGTTTATTGCTGCTGCCTGCGCCGAAGGGCGCACCATTCTGCGCGGCGCTGAAGAATTGCGGGTCAAGGAATCCGACCGTATCCAGGTCATGGCCGATGGTCTGCAGCTGCTGGGCATCAAGGCCGAGCCGACTTCCGATGGCATCATCATCGAGGGTGGCGTCATGGGCGGCGCTACCGTCGACAGCCATATGGATCACCGCATCGCCATGTCTTTTGCCATCGCCTCGTTGCGCGCCACCGCCGACATCTGCATCACCGACTGCATCCATGTGGCCACCTCGTTCCCCGGATTTATCGACCTGGCGCGTTCGGTGGGCATCAATATCCGTCAGGAGGATAACGCGTGA